The genomic segment AAATCCGGTAGGTGGCCGGCGATTCGGACAGCGGTTCGTACTCGACCCAGAACGTGGAGTACCCGATACGCCGCGATGCGAGCAGACGACCGGTTTGTGGGTCGGCAAAACGGCGCTTCCCCGATTCCGAACCAAGGACGACCTGACGCAGGTCGTCTTCCAGTATCCGGCGCTGGTCAATGGCATCCCGGACTTCGGGCTCCATCACCAGGGAGATTTCGTGATGCTCCCTGGGGGGAGCCGCTGCCCCGCCAAGGCGTTGCCTGAGTCGGGCGCGGTTCTGGCGGCGGTCCGGCAGGCCCGGTCCCTTGCGGACCATGGGCGCGGTGCCGGCGGGCTGGATCGCGTCCGGGCTTTCCGGGAACAGCAGGTCCAGCAGGTGAAAGACCGGCTTGCCGGAGCGGGACAGGCTGTCCCGGCACATGGCGCAGTAGGCCAGGAGGTCTTCCGGACACCGCGCAGCGCGAGTGCGGGCCACCCGGTCGGCCAGGTCGGGATTGGCGGCGTCCATCAGGCCACCAAAGCCGCAGCATTCGGTCAGCGATCCGCCCAGTTCCGGTTCGACCACGGGCTGGCCCAGGCGGCGCAACAGGGAGCGCACGGCTTCGCGCACCGGGTCCTGATCCCGGGCTGTACAGGGATCGTGCAGGGCCAGGAGCGAGTCAGCAGGCTTCGCACCCTCGGGCAGGCCGATTTCGGCCAGTTCCTCCCAGAGGGAGCGGGTCGGGATTTCCGGGGCCGCCTCCCGCAAAACCTGCCGACAGGTGGTGCAGCCCAGGATCATCCGGGGGCGGCCCAGCTCGGCCCAGGCATGACGGATGAAGGCCGCGGCGGCGTCACGCAGGTCGTTTCTGGCGGCCCAGTGGGACGGGGCTCCGCAACAGGTCAGCAGCACCCCGACCCCGCCGGGAATCCGGGCCCGCAACAGGTCAGCAGCACCCCGACCCCGCCGGGAATCCGGGCCCGCAAATGGTCCAGCACGTTCACCACATGCTCTGGTGAGGCCCCGGTCAGCTGGCAGCCGGGAAAAAAGCACGCCGCGTCGGAGCCCGTTTCGGACTGGGGGCCGAACCAGGCTTCCTCCGGGGAACATGCCGCGGCCTGTTCCCGCAGGGCGAAATCGTGGGCCGAGCCGGGCATCCTGCGCGCTGCGATCATCTCGGCCCGGGCCGTCATGCAGAACCGGCCCATGTGGAAGTCATTGGGGCAGATGGCCGCGCACAGTCCGCAGTCGCTGCACGAGAGGATCATCCGGTTGGCCTGGCGCATGCCCTGGACCACGGACAGATTGTTGTAGATCTCCCGGGCCATTTTTTTCGGATAGCCCTTGTAGTGCTCCATGAACAC from the Desulfonatronum thioautotrophicum genome contains:
- a CDS encoding (Fe-S)-binding protein, translated to MRARIPGGVGVLLTCCGAPSHWAARNDLRDAAAAFIRHAWAELGRPRMILGCTTCRQVLREAAPEIPTRSLWEELAEIGLPEGAKPADSLLALHDPCTARDQDPVREAVRSLLRRLGQPVVEPELGGSLTECCGFGGLMDAANPDLADRVARTRAARCPEDLLAYCAMCRDSLSRSGKPVFHLLDLLFPESPDAIQPAGTAPMVRKGPGLPDRRQNRARLRQRLGGAAAPPREHHEISLVMEPEVRDAIDQRRILEDDLRQVVLGSESGKRRFADPQTGRLLASRRIGYSTFWVEYEPLSESPATYRIYRAWMHRMVVKEES